Part of the Polycladomyces subterraneus genome is shown below.
CCCTATTGATCGGAACGGCCATGGCCGGGATCTGCGGTTACGCGGCCGTTCGCTGGATGGTCCGCATTCTGAGCCGTGGATCACTCAAAGGGTTTGCCTGGTACGTGTGGGGGTTGGGAGTGCTTATTCTGCTAATGCAGTGGTCGGGACTTTTTTAACCCCAAAGTAATCCGGGCTGTACACGACTTCCAGCTTCAATCGGAACGGGTCTTCGAAAAAGACGGCATAGTAACGGATCGTATCGTGAAACTGCCCCGGGCTGTCATAGAGGATGGGGATATTTCTTTCCCGCAAAAACTGGGCGGTCCGATCCACATCTTCGGCCGAGGCGATATGGTTTAGTCCCGGACGCTTGCGGTGGAACGGCGGATCGGCATACCGCTGTTCACACTGCACCAAACACAGTTTCATCCGCCCGTTATTGTACAGCACCCAATCGGGATGGTCCGCTTCTTTTTCAAATCCGAGAAAATGCATCAGCGGATCGTAGAACGCCACAGCGTGAGACAGGTCCACCACATTGTAATCGAGATGGGAAAAGGAGACACGAACCACGGATCCTACACACCCGCCTTCGGGAGATGATGCGTCAAAGTCGTTTGAACGGCCCCCGCTTCTCCTCCAAATGGAGCGAATCAAGTGAATCGCCCCCATCTCTCCCGACGAAAATCATTCCAACAGGGTGGAGCCCTGTAACAGTTTCCGGGCGATGAGGCGTGCCGGCATTCCTTTTAAAAGGCAATATGGTTCAGTCCCGGACATTTGCGGTGGAACGGCGGATCGGCAAACCGCTACCCACAGTGTATACTATAGCGAGCTGGGAAAACGGAGTGGCAGTGCAAGGGATTCAGGATCAGTGAATTTTGAAATGACTTCTAAAAATGATTGATCATACAGATCTCTGATCCGTGAGCCGTTTACCCCCTGATGCCGCCCGGTCTGCCTGTTCCCGCAGATACCAAGCAATGCCGCCAATGGTCAGCGCGCAGCCCAGGATCTGAACCGTCGTTACCGGCTCGCCCAGGAGCCAGAGAGCCAGCAAAATCGCTCCCACCGGCTCGCCCAGGATCGCCGTCTGGATCGTGACCGCACCGACAAACTTCAGCAACCAGTTAAAGAGTACATGCCCGAACACCGTAGGCGCCAGCGACAGAAGCAGGAAAATCCCCCACTCCCGGGAGGGCCAGTCAAACAGTGGAACCCCATCCGCCAGATTCATCGCCATCAGGAGAAGAGAGGCAACGCCGAACACGGAAAAGCTGTAAACCGTGGAGGACAGCTTGTTTCTGAGCTGCTCACCGATCAGCATATGGATGGCGACCGACAATGCACCAAACGCAGACAAGAGATCGCCAATCCAAGCCGTCCTGCCCACCTGCAGGTCGGCTCCGGCTACCATCACAGAGCCCGCCAGAGCCAGCCCCATGCCACTGAGCGCGACGCGGCCGAACCGCTGACGAAAAGCCAGAAATGCCCCCATAGCGGTGAACAAGGGCGCGGTGTTGAGGAGCACCATCGAACTGGCCACACTGGTATAGTGGAATGAGGAGATCCACCCCCAGAAGTGTAGCCCGAGAAACACCCCGGACAAGATAAGCCATCCCCACTCCTGCCGGCTGAGCGTGGTCCATTCGCCGCGGCGCTTCCACACCCACGGAAGCATCAGCACCATGGTGATCAGCAGCCGGTTCATGCCCAGCACTCCTGCCGGCGCGTCAGACCATTTGATGAAAATAGCGGAAAACGACACCGCCACCACGCCGACAGCCAAAAGCAGCACCCTTATCGGCGCCGGCAACGCTTTCGATTCCATGCTTTCGTCCACGACTCTCTCCCTTTCCTACATACGCCCGTTGTTGTACATCACCCTATCGAGATGGTCCGCTTCTTTTAAAAATCCGAGAAAATACATCAGCGGATTGTAGAATGCCACGGCACGGGACAGGCCCGCCACATTGAAATCGTGATGGGTAACGGAAACACGGCCCAAGGATCATATATACCCGCCTTCGGGAGATAATGCGTCAAAGTCGTTTGACCGGCTCCCTCTTCTCCTTCAAAATGGAGCGAATCAAGTGAATCGCCCCCATCTCG
Proteins encoded:
- a CDS encoding DMT family transporter, whose amino-acid sequence is MDESMESKALPAPIRVLLLAVGVVAVSFSAIFIKWSDAPAGVLGMNRLLITMVLMLPWVWKRRGEWTTLSRQEWGWLILSGVFLGLHFWGWISSFHYTSVASSMVLLNTAPLFTAMGAFLAFRQRFGRVALSGMGLALAGSVMVAGADLQVGRTAWIGDLLSAFGALSVAIHMLIGEQLRNKLSSTVYSFSVFGVASLLLMAMNLADGVPLFDWPSREWGIFLLLSLAPTVFGHVLFNWLLKFVGAVTIQTAILGEPVGAILLALWLLGEPVTTVQILGCALTIGGIAWYLREQADRAASGGKRLTDQRSV
- a CDS encoding VOC family protein yields the protein MIRSIWRRSGGRSNDFDASSPEGGCVGSVVRVSFSHLDYNVVDLSHAVAFYDPLMHFLGFEKEADHPDWVLYNNGRMKLCLVQCEQRYADPPFHRKRPGLNHIASAEDVDRTAQFLRERNIPILYDSPGQFHDTIRYYAVFFEDPFRLKLEVVYSPDYFGVKKVPTTALAE